Part of the Microbacterium immunditiarum genome is shown below.
GCTTGTCGGCGACGATGCGGCCGTCGCCGAGGAACAGCACGCGATCGGCGTGAGCCGCGGCGATCGGGTCGTGCGTGACCATCGCGATCGACTGTCCGTGCTCGCGGCTCGCCTCGGCGAGGAGCGCGAGCACCTCGCGACCCGAGCGCGAGTCGAGGTTGCCGGTCGGCTCGTCGGCGAACACGAGGTCGGGCGCGGTCGCCAGGGCGCGCGCGATCGCGACGCGCTGCTGCTGGCCGCCGCTCAGCTCGTGCGGGCGGTGGTTCAGGCGCGAGCGCAGGCCGAGCGAGTCGATGAGACCGTCGATGCGCGCGCGCTCGAGGGCCGACGGCATGCGGCCGTCGAGGTCGAACGGCAGCAGGATGTTGCCGAGGGCGTCGAGGGTCGGCACGAGGTTGAACGACTGGAACACGAACCCGACGCGCCGGCGGCGCAGGATCGTGAGCTCGAGGTCGGAGAGGCCCGTGATGTCGGTGTCGCCGATCCACGCGCGGCCGCCGGTCGGGGCGTCCAGGCCCGCCATGAGGTGCATGAGCGTGGACTTGCCCGAGCCCGACGGGCCCATGATGGCGGTGAACTCTCCGCGACGGATGCCGACGCTCACGTCGTCCAGAGCGCGCACCGCCCCCTCGCCCGAGCCGTAGGTCTTGGTGACGTTCTGCACCCGGGCGGCGAGGCCCAGGTCTGTCGAGGTGATGTGCATGTCTGCGACGCTACGGATGCCGGTGGGGCGGTCGCGTCGGCCCGGAGGCGCATCCGCGTACATCCGAAGGATGATTCCCACCCCGGCGCTTCGTCTCGCTGACGGAGCGAAGCGCTACGCGAGCCCGTGCTCGTACGCGAACACGACCAGCTGCACCCGATCGCGCAGGCCGAGCTTGGTGAGGATCCGGCTGATGTGCGTCTTCACCGTCGCCTCCGACAGGAACTCGCGCGCCGCGATCTCGGCGTTGGACAGGCCGCGCGCGGCGAGCGCGAAGATCTCGCGCTCGCGCTCGGTGAGGTCGGCGTACTCGCGCGGCGGCGCGCTCTGCGCGGGTGCGGAGAAGTGCGCGAACAGGTCGCGCGTCGCCGACGCCGCGATCACGGCAGACCCCGAGTGCACGGTGCGGATCGCCGCGAGCAGGAACTCCGGCTCGGCGTCCTTGAGCAGGAACCCGCTCGCCCCTTCGCG
Proteins encoded:
- a CDS encoding ABC transporter ATP-binding protein, with translation MHITSTDLGLAARVQNVTKTYGSGEGAVRALDDVSVGIRRGEFTAIMGPSGSGKSTLMHLMAGLDAPTGGRAWIGDTDITGLSDLELTILRRRRVGFVFQSFNLVPTLDALGNILLPFDLDGRMPSALERARIDGLIDSLGLRSRLNHRPHELSGGQQQRVAIARALATAPDLVFADEPTGNLDSRSGREVLALLAEASREHGQSIAMVTHDPIAAAHADRVLFLGDGRIVADKPQQTAEEISAYMLASELGTTGAAPVAEEVRA
- a CDS encoding response regulator, which encodes MLVGSQPDLEIVGEASDGREALSVVRASRPDVVLMDIRMPVMDGLTATAELLRDPDPPRIVMLTTFDLDEAAARAIREGASGFLLKDAEPEFLLAAIRTVHSGSAVIAASATRDLFAHFSAPAQSAPPREYADLTEREREIFALAARGLSNAEIAAREFLSEATVKTHISRILTKLGLRDRVQLVVFAYEHGLA